A part of Gambusia affinis linkage group LG19, SWU_Gaff_1.0, whole genome shotgun sequence genomic DNA contains:
- the crb3a gene encoding protein crumbs homolog 3a, whose translation MAACPEVLPLPEAVVGSVLLLVLSSNPVWGNATAASPTNNTRPNIAAIVAPTVTLGVLAVVLGVLGWLFFVVKKKRQTEGTYRPSAEENSGPRSVTAPDALQLPKEERLI comes from the exons ATGGCAGCCTGTCCAGAGGTGCTGCCCTTACCTGAAGCCGTGGTTGGGAGCGTTTTACTGCTGGTGCTGAGCAGTAATCCTGTATGGG GAAATGCTACGGCCGCCAGTCCTACTAACAACACA AGACCAAACATTGCAGCTATCGTGGCCCCGACAGTCACCCTGGGTGTTCTGGCCGTAGTTCTGGGCGTTCTTGGCTGGCTGTTCTTTGTggtgaagaagaaaagacaaaccGAAGGAACCTACAGGCCCAGCGCTGAGGAAAACTCCGGCCCTCGCAGCGTGACCGCACCAGATGCCTTACAGCTACCAAAGGAGGAGAGACTCATTTGA
- the LOC122821905 gene encoding zinc-binding protein A33, which produces MSLPEEDLTCPVCCDIFRDPVLLSCSHSFCRSCLKKCWDTRTRECPVCRRKASKCPPLSNLALKNVCEALQQVRRQNSIEEQGRCSLHGEKLKLFCLADEQPICVVCQTSKLHKNHDCSPVEEALLDCKDKLELMLKSLESKLEYLERKHRTSADMLAYIKYQTLTTQNKIKKQFEQLHQALCEEESVRREAVKKEEEEKTASIKAKMNELSAEMLSVAETMSAIKTQLKEDDMIILQNFKATQGRDKDMEDDLDCMSGLLLDATKHLSNLKYNVWEKILDNTDYTSVTLDPNTAHPCLVLSEDLTSLHYSKQPSCCPDNPERFHVSAEVVGMSSLGSGSHHWVVETGSNEDWLLGVASLSVPRSAEVAARPENGFWTLCFRDGELRAMSSPPTLLTVTTKPEQVKVQLDYNKGTVTFFDPVDNLLLYTFTQTFTEPLLPYFYTQSSHPLRIMPEKVLITVLRQ; this is translated from the exons ATGTCTCTCCCAGAGGAGGATCTGACATGTCCAGTGTGCTGTGATATCTTCAGGGATCCTGTTCTGCTGTCGTGCAGCCAcagcttctgcagaagctgTTTGAAGAAATGTTGGGACACAAGGACAAGGGAATGTCCAGTTTGCAGAAGGAAAGCGTCCAAATGCCCTCCTCTGTCCAATTTAGCCCTGAAGAATGTCTGTGAAGCTCTTCAGCAGGTGAGGAGGCAAAACTCTATAGAGGAGCAGGGGAGGTGCAGCTTACACGGGGAGAAGTTGAAGCTGTTTTGTCTAGCTGACGAACAGCCCATCTGTGTGGTGTGCCAGACATCCAAACTTCATAAAAATCACGACTGTTCCCCGGTTGAAGAGGCACTTCTGGACTGCAAG GACAAACTGGAGCTTATGCTGAAAAGCTTGGAAAGCAAACTGGAGTACCTCGAGAGAAAACACAGGACCTCTGCTGACATGTTGGCATACATTAAG TATCAGACACTGACAActcaaaacaagataaaaaaacagtttgagcAGCTACATCAAGCCCTCTGTGAGGAAGAGTCGGTCCGGAGAGAAGCTgtgaagaaggaggaagaggagaagactGCATCgatcaaagcaaaaatgaatgaactttcAGCAGAAATGCTTTCTGTCGCTGAGACCATGTCTGCCATCAAAACACAGCTGAAAGAAGACGATATGATTATATTACAG aattttaaaGCCACTCAGGGAAG GGATAAAGATATGGAGGATGATTTAGATTGCATGTCGGGTTTACTGTTAGATGCAACAAAACATCTCTCTAACCTGAAATACAATGTCTGGGAGAAAATACTGGACAACACTGACTATA CCTCTGTAACTTTAGACCCAAACACAGCACACCCATGCCTCGTCCTATCCGAAGACCTGACTTCCCTCCACTACTCAAAGCAGCCCAGCTGTTGCCCTGACAACCCTGAGCGTTTCCACGTGAGTGCAGAAGTGGTAGGAATGAGCTCGCTCGGCTCAGGAAGCCACCACTGGGTtgtggaaacaggaagtaatgaAGACTGGCTCCTGGGCGTGGCCTCATTGTCTGTGCCGAGGAGCGCCGAGGTCGCAGCTCGGCCTGAAAATGGCTTTTGGACTTTGTGCTTCCGGGACGGAGAGCTCAGAGCAATGAGCTCGCCACCCACCCTGCTGACTGTTACAACTAAGCCCGaacaggtcaaagttcaactgGATTACAACAAGGGAACAGTGACATTTTTTGACCCTGTGGACAATTTGCTCCTGTATACTTTCACGCAGACATTCACAGAACCTTTATTACCATATTTTTATACACAGAGTAGTCACCCTCTGAGAATAATGCCAGAGAAGGTGCTCATCACCGTGCTGCGTCAGTAA
- the LOC122821906 gene encoding tubulin beta-4B chain-like, with product MREIVHLQAGQCGNQIGAKFWEVISDEHGIDPTGTYHGDSDLQLDRISVYYNEASGGKYVPRAILVDLEPGTMDSVRSGPFGQIFRPDNFVFGQSGAGNNWAKGHYTEGAELVDSVMDVVRKEAESCDCLQGFQLTHSLGGGTGSGMGTLLISKIREEYPDRIMNTFSVVPSPKVSDTVVEPYNATLSVHQLVENTDETFCIDNEALYDICFRTLKLTTPTYGDLNHLVSATMSGVTTCLRFPGQLNADLRKLAVNMVPFPRLHFFMPGFAPLTSRGSQQYRSLSVPELTQQMFDAKNMMAACDPRHGRYLTVAAIFRGRMSMKEVDEQMLNVQNKNSSYFVEWIPNNVKTAVCDIPPRGLKMSATFIGNSTAIQELFKRISEQFTAMFRRKAFLHWYTGEGMDEMEFTEAESNMNDLVSEYQQYQDATAEEGEFEEEGEEEVA from the exons ATGCGTGAGATTGTGCACCTGCAGGCCGGCCAGTGCGGAAACCAGATCGGAGCAAAG TTCTGGGAGGTGATCAGCGATGAGCACGGCATTGATCCCACTGGTACCTACCATGGAGACAGCGACCTGCAGCTAGACAGGATCAGCGTCTACTACAATGAGGCCTCAG GTGGGAAATATGTGCCCCGTGCCATCCTAGTGGACCTGGAACCCGGTACAATGGACTCGGTCAGATCTGGACCATTCGGGCAAATCTTCAGACCTGACAACTTCGTTTTTG GTCAGAGTGGAGCTGGGAACAACTGGGCTAAGGGTCACTACACAGAAGGAGCAGAGCTGGTGGACTCTGTCATGGATGTGGTTCGGAAAGAGGCCGAGAGCTGCGATTGCCTCCAGGGCTTCCAGCTTACTCACTCGCTGGGTGGAGGCACTGGCTCTGGGATGGGCACCCTGCTCATCAGCAAGATCCGTGAGGAATACCCCGATCGTATCATGAACACCTTCAGCGTGGTGCCTTCTCCCAAAGTGTCTGACACCGTGGTGGAGCCCTACAACGCCACCCTCTCTGTCCACCAGCTGGTAGAGAACACAGACGAGACATTCTGCATCGACAATGAAGCCCTCTACGACATCTGCTTCCGCACACTGAAACTCACCACTCCCACCTACGGAGATCTCAACCACCTGGTGTCGGCCACCATGAGCGGGGTCACCACCTGCCTGCGATTCCCCGGCCAGCTTAACGCCGATCTCCGCAAACTAGCAGTAAACATGGTGCCATTCCCCCGTCTGCACTTCTTCATGCCAGGGTTTGCCCCCCTCACCAGCAGGGGTAGCCAGCAGTACCGCTCCCTCTCAGTACCTGAGCTCACCCAGCAGATGTTCGACGCCAAGAACATGATGGCCGCCTGCGACCCCCGCCACGGCCGCTATCTCACCGTTGCCGCCATCTTCAGGGGTCGAATGTCCATGAAGGAGGTGGATGAGCAGATGTTGAACGTGCAGAACAAGAACAGCAGCTACTTCGTGGAGTGGATCCCCAACAACGTGAAGACCGCTGTCTGCGACATCCCGCCACGGGGCCTCAAAATGTCCGCCACTTTCATCGGCAACAGCACGGCCATCCAGGAGCTGTTCAAGCGCATCTCTGAGCAGTTCACCGCTATGTTCCGCCGCAAGGCCTTCCTCCACTGGTACACAGGCGAGGGTATGGATGAAATGGAGTTTACTGAGGCCGAGAGCAACATGAACGACCTGGTGTCCGAATACCAGCAGTACCAAGACGCCACCGCGGAGGAGGGCGAATttgaagaggagggagaggaggaagttGCATAA
- the LOC122821907 gene encoding G-protein coupled receptor 183-like: MDRYFLPLNSTSVSAQVPHNTTVNVNATVKHFSVFDGCERYFEGVLFDLTIQIVNVIVGIPANLLVIAILVHNRKEPSTSDLFLGCLAFMDAYFGTMTPLNFLNLYIWHSKEVWAAVKFSFGVKDTSGPLFLSCICLDRFVAVLFPITFGQLKPIKYRLSLTLLVLCLTVAYSTAKMVGGFPNFEKVFTGEVLATFTWMVVCNASILWVLKKSRGVGKDDMHPMKKKAFNMVLSILRIIIFNYLPLVALFPFEDHYTPDVFRCYVQPVGFAFLNISSTIQPLVYLSRLEKVPFLPDACIKKFTSCITTEKNKNISTQNPSA; encoded by the coding sequence ATGGACAGATACTTCTTGCCACTTAACTCAACCTCTGTTTCTGCACAAGTCCCTCACAACACCACAGTTAATGTCAACGCCACTGTTAAACATTTTAGCGTGTTTGATGGCTGTGAGCGGTACTTTGAGGGAGTTCTGTTTGACCTGACCATACAAATCGTCAATGTAATCGTGGGAATACCTGCCAACTTGCTTGTCATTGCAATTCTTGTCCACAATCGCAAAGAACCGTCCACTTCAGACCTGTTCCTGGGTTGCTTGGCCTTCATGGATGCCTACTTTGGCACCATGACCCCCCtcaactttttaaatctttacatCTGGCATAGCAAAGAGGTCTGGGCAGCCGTTAAGTTTTCCTTCGGTGTTAAAGACACCAGCGGCCCACTGTTTCTTTCTTGCATCTGCCTGGATCGATTTGTGGCAGTGCTCTTCCCGATCACGTTTGGGCAGCTGAAACCCATCAAATACAGATTAAGCCTCACACTTCTGGTTCTCTGCCTCACCGTCGCCTACTCTACAGCCAAGATGGTGGGCGGTTTTCCCAACTTCGAGAAGGTGTTCACCGGCGAGGTCCTTGCAACTTTTACCTGGATGGTGGTCTGTAATGCCAGCATATTATGGGTCCTGAAGAAATCTCGTGGCGTCGGGAAAGACGACATGCATCCCATGAAGAAGAAGGCTTTCAACATGGTGCTCTCCATCCTCCGTATCATTATTTTCAACTATTTGCCCCTTGTTGCACTGTTTCCGTTTGAAGATCATTACACCCCCGATGTGTTTCGTTGCTATGTGCAGCCCGTTGGCTTTGCTTTTCTAAACATTAGCAGCACTATCCAACCACTTGTCTACTTGTCCCGTCTGGAGAAGGTTCCTTTCCTTCCAGATGCTTGCATTAAGAAGTTCACTTCCTGCAtcaccacagaaaaaaataaaaatatatccaCACAAAATCCATCAGCTTAG